DNA from Asticcacaulis sp. ZE23SCel15:
GCACTGGTGGAGGCTGGCCTGCTGAACGCCGGTGATACGCTTTACTGCCCGAAGGGGCAAAAGACTGCGCGTATCCGTGCCGACGGATCACTGGTTCACGGCGACCTTTCGGGTTCAATCCATAAGCTTGGGGCCATGCTGGAGCAATCACCGGCCTGCAACGGCTGGACCTACTGGCGGTTCAAATCAGATGCCGGATTAAAGCCGATCGACGATCTGCGCTCCCGCATTCGGGCCGATATGAACTGATTAAACCAGTGATGGTATAAACTTCAAAGCCTTGCCGAACACGGTCGGCAGGGCTTTTTTGTCATCAAAACTAAGATATTGATACTGATTATGACGGCGCAGAAAATCAGTTAGTTGCGGTGCAGTTATACGCTGAAACCACACATCCTGAGTTAGCCTGAAGTGGGTAAAGACATGGTCGTAGCGACCAATCAATTTAACTCCACCGGAAATCAATAATTGATTTTTACTCTCAACATCCGTCCACACCTTATCCCGCCAATCCAGATGAGGCAGCCCCAACATGCCCCCCAGCAAGCCTTTATCGGGTCTACGCTCAACGATAAAACCCTCGTCAGAAACGATCAAAAACACCACACCATAGCGATGAGGCTTCGGCGTTTTCGACAACCTGACCGGATAGTTTTCAGGACGGTTCAGATGATGAGCCAGGCACCCCTCACTCAACGGACATTCTGTGCATTTTGGCGACTTAGGCCGACAAACACTTGACGCTAAATCCATCAGAGCTTGCGGCCAGTCAGAGGCCCTATCAGAACGAACCCATTGAGCGGCCAAGGCTTTTAAAGCGGGTTTTGCTGCAGGCATTGGCTCATCAACAGCATATAATCGGCTCATGATGCGCTCAATATTACCATCGACAACATTAGCCGGTTTATCGAACGCAAAAGCCGCGACGGCGGCTGCCGTATAAGGGCCAAAACTGGGGATTTTTAAGAGCCGCGTCTCATCATCTGGAAAAGCCCCCGCGTATTGATCGACGATGACACGCGCTCCTTTTAGCAGGTTACGTGCGCGTGAGTAATAGCCAAGTCCCGCCCACGCTGCCATGACCTCACCATCCTCTGCGCTGGCCAGATCATGCACCGTTGGCCAGCGTTTCAGAAAGGCCTC
Protein-coding regions in this window:
- the mutY gene encoding A/G-specific adenine glycosylase, yielding MATASSRDGKVRFMTTVINLSADDVSRLRLKLLNWYDDYARPLPWRRLPGDELIVDPYRIWLSEVMLQQTTVPHAAPYYEAFLKRWPTVHDLASAEDGEVMAAWAGLGYYSRARNLLKGARVIVDQYAGAFPDDETRLLKIPSFGPYTAAAVAAFAFDKPANVVDGNIERIMSRLYAVDEPMPAAKPALKALAAQWVRSDRASDWPQALMDLASSVCRPKSPKCTECPLSEGCLAHHLNRPENYPVRLSKTPKPHRYGVVFLIVSDEGFIVERRPDKGLLGGMLGLPHLDWRDKVWTDVESKNQLLISGGVKLIGRYDHVFTHFRLTQDVWFQRITAPQLTDFLRRHNQYQYLSFDDKKALPTVFGKALKFIPSLV